Proteins encoded by one window of Canis aureus isolate CA01 chromosome 13, VMU_Caureus_v.1.0, whole genome shotgun sequence:
- the LOC144282138 gene encoding olfactory receptor 4N4C: MEAENNTVVKEFILLGLTQSRNIQLLVFVLVLIFYFIILPGNFLIILTIRTDPGLTAPLYFFLGNLAFLDASYSFIVAPRMLVDFLSEKKVISYRGCITQLFFLHFLGGGEGLLLVVMAFDRYIAICRPLHYSTVMNPRACYALLLALWLGGFVHSIIQVALILRLPFCGPNRLDNFFCDVPQVIKLACTDTFVVELLMVFNSGLLTLLCFLGLLSSYAVILCHVHGSACEGKSKAVSTCTTHVMIILLMFGPAIFIYTRPFRALSADKVVSFFHTVIFPLLNPVIYTLRNQEVKTSMRRLLSRHVVC; this comes from the coding sequence ATGGAGGCAGAAAATAACACAGTGGTGAAAGAATTCATCCTTCTTGGTCTAACCCAGTCTCGAAATATTCAGCTCTTGGTCTTTGTGCTAGTTTTAATCTTCTATTTCATCATCCTCCCTGGAAACTTCCTCATCATCCTCACCATCAGAACAGATCCTGGCCTCACAGCCCCCCTCTACTTCTTTCTGGGCAACTTGGCTTTCCTGGATGCATCCTACTCCTTCATTGTGGCTCCCAGGATGCTGGTGGACTTCCTTTCTGAGAAGAAGGTAATCTCCTACAGGGGTTGCATCACTCAGCTCTTTTTCTTGCACTTCCTTGGAGGAGGGGAAGGATTACTCCTTGTTGTGATGGCCTTTGACCGCTACATTGCCATCTGTCGGCCTTTACACTATTCAACTGTCATGAACCCTAGAGCCTGCTATGCCTTGCTATTGGCTCTGTGGCTTGGAGGCTTTGTCCACTCCATTATCCAGGTGGCCCTCATCCTCCGCTTGCCCTTCTGTGGCCCAAACCGACTGGATAACTTCTTCTGTGATGTGCCGCAGGTCATCAAGCTGGCCTGCACAGACACCTTTGTGGTGGAGCTTCTGATGGTCTTCAATAGTGGTCTGCTCACTCTCCTGTGCTTCTTGGGGCTCTTGTCTTCCTATGCAGTCATCCTCTGCCATGTACATGGGTCTGCTTGTGAAGGGAAGAGCAAAGCAGTGTCCACGTGTACCACTCATGTCATGATTATACTTCTCATGTTTGGGCCTGCCATCTTCATCTACACTCGCCCCTTCAGGGCTTTATCAGCTGACAAGGTAGTTTCCTTCTTTCACACTGTGATCTTTCCTTTGTTGAATCCTGTGATTTATACCCTTCGCAACCAAGAAGTGAAAACTTCCATGAGGAGGTTATTGAGTCGGCATGTGGTCTGCTGA